TTTTACGGTTTCTATCGCCGGCGGATTCGAACATCCTGGCGAAATCAGGATAGAGAGCCAGGTGAATCCGAATTATGCGCCGCGGGCAAGTTTAGCGAGATTACCCGGTGTAGGTAATAGACGAGCCGAGGAGATAGCGGCTTATCGGGAGAATTTCAGCGATAGAAAAGTGTTTCGAGATTGCGAGGATTTGCAGAAAGTCAAGGGCATAGGGCCTAAAACAGCGGAAGATATATGCGAATGGCTGAAGTTCGAATAAGAGTAACCATCCTCGCCTCTGACCTTGGTGGAGAAGAAAAAAATGGACGAGTTGAAAGTCAATAATCATAACGAGGGCCAAAAGATTACCGAGGAAACAAAAGGCATCGCCAAACGCAGCTTTCGGATTGCATGTATTATTTTTTCCCTTGCGCTTGCTGTTCGCCTTATATATCTTTATGAAAGCTCGGCCAATCCATCGTTCCAGGTTCCGATTGTGGATTCCAAAATTTATGACGAAACTGCCAAGGCGCTTATCTCCGGCCAAGGTACGGCGAGCAACCTTTTCTGGCAGCCGTTTTTTTATCAAGTTTTTCTGTCTGTAGTTTATTTATTCAGCGACAACTCAATTGTTTTCACGAAGATTCTTCAGGTTCTGTTGGGGGCTTTGACCTGTGGGCTGACCTATAAGCTGGGTAAGAAGATTTTCGGCGAGCGAACCGGCATCATAGCAGGGCTTATTGCGGCGTTTTACGGGCCGCTGTTATTTTATGAATCGGAACTTCTTGCGACAGGATGGGCTGCTTTTTGGGCGGTGGTGATAGTATGGCTTTTCCTGGAAGTGAAGGAGAAAGACAAGAGCAAGCAGTGGTTTTTGCTGGGGCTATGCGGGGCTTTGGGCATTATTACCCGTCCTGAGTTTATCCTGTTTTTTATTGCCGGTTGTATCTGGCTGCGGTTTCAAGTGCCACGAGAGCTATCGCTTGCGACCAGGTTTGCCGCTGTTTTCGCAGGTATCGCAGTGGTTGTAGTGCCGGTTGGTATTGCGTCGGTGTATGCTACAGGAAGATTTTCGGTTGTCCCATCTTCGGCCGGGATTAACTTATACATCGGGAATAATCCGGATTATTGCAAGATGCTGACTATCCGGCCGGGCGAAGGATGGGGCGAGCTTATAGGGCTTCCGGGGCAATCCGGGATGGGAAAGAGTGTATGGGATGAGGACAAGTTTTTTAAGCAGCAAGTGATGGAATACGCGAAGAATCAACCCCTTGATTTTGCCAAAGGGCTGGGGCGCAAGACTCTGGAGTTTATCAGTTCAAGGGAAATTCCGAGAAACTTAGATATATATCTGTTCGGCAGGTGGTCACGGTTACTTAGTCTGCTGACGTGGAAAGCCGGGGGGGTTGGGTTTCCATTCGGGCTTATTTTTCCGCTGGCGGTATTGGGCATAATATTCAACTGGAAACGGATTCCAGCACCTGTGGTATTTTTTATAGCGTTGTATCCATTGTCTATAATTTTAGTTTTTGTCGCAAGCCGTTATAGGGTGCCGATGGTTCCGATTCTTGCTATTCTTGCATCGGCGGGATTGGTCGGCGCAGTCGAGATGTTTCGGCAGAAACACTGGCGAGAGGTTATACTAATGGGCGCTGCGGCTGGGGGGGCTGTTTTGCTATCGACCCTGCCGGGACCGTTCTGCGAAGAACAAGTGAATTTCGAGCCTGAATTTTACCAGTTTGTTGGTCATGGGATGGTTAAGCGAGGTTTTTATGATAAGGCAATGGAGTGTTTAACCAAGTCCCTGCAAATGAATCCGGATTACAATGAGACTTATTTTTATATAGGAGAAGCACTTAGAGGACAAGGTAGGTTCGATGAGGCAATCGAGAATTACAAGAAGGCACTTGGGCTGAAGCTGGACAGTTCTATCGAATATGTTGCGCATAATAATCTTGGCGTGGTGCTTGCAGGACAAGACAGGCTGGATGAGGCAATCGAACAATATAAAGAGACAATTCGGCTGAAGCCGGATTATCCAATTGTTCATAATAATCTGGGCATAATACTGTTGAAGCAGGGTAAGACGGACGAGGCAATCGAATGTTTTCAAGAAGCACTGCGATTAAAACCTAACTTTCGTGAGGCGCGTGAAAACCTGGCCTCGGCGCTTGCGCAGCAGAAGGAATCGCAAGAAACGGTTCAACAATAACTTATTAGAGTGACCGGCCTTAATTTATGCTGGAAATGCCGGCTTAATAGCAGAGAGCAGAAAGAATGAGTGATTGGGAAATAGATAAGCCGCTGGGGCAGTGCAGCGGCAGCGGTAATAAAATCGGGTATGAGGAGGAATATTTTGCCGCTCTGGTTGAAACTGGTGAAGGATTGTCGCGGCGGGATTTTTGCGCCGATTACTGGCAGGCTGCAAAGCCAAATGTGTTCTGTTACTGGAAAACCAGACTGCCGCGGCCCGATGAGAAGAAACACAAATTTATTGATGATGAAATGCTGATGGCTTTTTTTGAAAGGCTGGGAAAGGAAACAGAACAGGAAAGAATAAATTTTCGCTTTGTGCTGGCATTGGTGCTGATGCGGAAAAGACGCTTGAAATATGACTCATCCAAAATCGAAGGCGGTAAAGAAGTTTGGCGTTTGAGAATAGCGGGTGAGAAGGAATACGTCGAGGTAACAAATCCCAATCTTGATGATGAACAAATTAAGCAGTTGACCAGCCAGATAGGCGAGATTCTACAAACGGATTTATAAAAAAATGGAAATCCGAAGTTCAAGGCCAGAAACCAATATAATACTGTTTCTCATTGCTGCTATGGAGATGTTAATTTTTGGGGGCTGCGCGGCCCAGATGGGAAGGTCGGTGCGGGTGTGTCCGGGAAAGGCATCTGCAGCCGAGTCGTTATCTTTACTGAGAGTGCAATTAGAAAATGCGGTGCCGCTGAAAGCAGATGGGCAGTGTCTTTTGCAATATTACACCGAGAAGGGGAAACTTAAAAAGGAAAATTTTCCAGTGAAGCTGTGGGTGAATCCCGCCCCTGCGGCAGGGGCGGGGATGAACCCGCCGGCTGAAATCTATATGCAGGGCGATATTGCTTTCGACCCGAAGGGGATTGTTCTCGGCTCAAATAAAGAAGAGTTTTGGCTGGCGGTGAGATTGAAAGAGATAAGCGGTTATTGGTGGGGACGGTGGTCGGGGAGAGAATATCCTGAAAAGCTGATGATTAGTCCGAGATTGGTGCTCGAAGCTTTAGGGGCAGCGGCTGTCGGGGACGAAGAGGGGTGGTCGCTGTCGAATGAGGGAGCGTTTGACGTACTTACAAAACAAGAGGGCGGCATCGAGACCAAGAAGATATATATTAATAATTGTGATTATTTAGTCAGAAGAATCGAATATTACGACGGCGGCCGGGTCGCTGTTATTGTGGAATTGGACAAATACAAGGAGATATCCAAGAACTTTTTTGTTCCACGCATCGTAAAGATAGTCAACCGTGCCGGCGGCAGCAAGGGAGATTCGGTACAAATTACTCTCGGCTCTGTTAAGCCGGTGAAATTTACCGATAAGCAGCGTGAGCGCCTCTTTGTTCGTCCGCAGGAGCAGGGTTTTAAGCAAATTTACAAAATTGTTGATGGTAAGATTATCGAACAACCCAAATAAGGGCAGGGTTTATGGCCAAAATAAGCTTGAGAGAAAGAATAAGTAAGGGCGTATTTTTGTTAGACGGCGCGATGGGGACACAATTGATTGCCCGCGGCATTGAATTGGGCCGATGCTACGATTGTTTGAATATTGAGCAGCCGGATGCCATTTTGGAGATTCACCGAGCATATCTGGAAGCAGGCAGCGATGCGGTTTTGACCAATACGTTCGGTGCCAATAGATTCACCTTGGCCCGGCATGGGTTTAGTGATAAGGTCAGGCAAATCAATATAGCCGGAGCACAAATAGCTCGCGAGGCAGCAGGCGAGGACAAATACGTATTAGGCGATATCGGGCCAAGCGGTGATTTTCTGAAGCCTTTGGGAAACTTAGAGCCGGGAGGATTAAGAGAGGCTATTTTTGAGCAGGCGAAGGCACTTTCGGAAGGAGGGGTGGATGGTTTTATAATCGAAACGGAGACAGCCCTTGATGAAGCGACAATTACAGTCGAGGCAGTAAAACAGGTAAGCGGAGATTTGCCGGTGTTTGTATCATTTGCTTTTGACTGGGTTGCCGGTGATTTTAAAACGATGATGGGGGTTGATGTCAAATCAGCGATTACAAAGATGGTTTCATTAGGCGTCGATGCCGTC
This Phycisphaerae bacterium DNA region includes the following protein-coding sequences:
- a CDS encoding homocysteine S-methyltransferase family protein; this translates as MAKISLRERISKGVFLLDGAMGTQLIARGIELGRCYDCLNIEQPDAILEIHRAYLEAGSDAVLTNTFGANRFTLARHGFSDKVRQINIAGAQIAREAAGEDKYVLGDIGPSGDFLKPLGNLEPGGLREAIFEQAKALSEGGVDGFIIETETALDEATITVEAVKQVSGDLPVFVSFAFDWVAGDFKTMMGVDVKSAITKMVSLGVDAVGFNCGTVSLDEYVELAKKFVSTVKTLNKKVLVFAEPNAGKPELVDGRAVYRVTPEDFAAAVEKIHSAGVNIIGGCCGTTPEHIRALAEILKK
- a CDS encoding helix-hairpin-helix domain-containing protein, with protein sequence MTTDSFIQRADTLQNKIQSFAFCLALSAAVLISVCFTVSIAGGFEHPGEIRIESQVNPNYAPRASLARLPGVGNRRAEEIAAYRENFSDRKVFRDCEDLQKVKGIGPKTAEDICEWLKFE
- a CDS encoding tetratricopeptide repeat protein; protein product: MDELKVNNHNEGQKITEETKGIAKRSFRIACIIFSLALAVRLIYLYESSANPSFQVPIVDSKIYDETAKALISGQGTASNLFWQPFFYQVFLSVVYLFSDNSIVFTKILQVLLGALTCGLTYKLGKKIFGERTGIIAGLIAAFYGPLLFYESELLATGWAAFWAVVIVWLFLEVKEKDKSKQWFLLGLCGALGIITRPEFILFFIAGCIWLRFQVPRELSLATRFAAVFAGIAVVVVPVGIASVYATGRFSVVPSSAGINLYIGNNPDYCKMLTIRPGEGWGELIGLPGQSGMGKSVWDEDKFFKQQVMEYAKNQPLDFAKGLGRKTLEFISSREIPRNLDIYLFGRWSRLLSLLTWKAGGVGFPFGLIFPLAVLGIIFNWKRIPAPVVFFIALYPLSIILVFVASRYRVPMVPILAILASAGLVGAVEMFRQKHWREVILMGAAAGGAVLLSTLPGPFCEEQVNFEPEFYQFVGHGMVKRGFYDKAMECLTKSLQMNPDYNETYFYIGEALRGQGRFDEAIENYKKALGLKLDSSIEYVAHNNLGVVLAGQDRLDEAIEQYKETIRLKPDYPIVHNNLGIILLKQGKTDEAIECFQEALRLKPNFREARENLASALAQQKESQETVQQ